The genome window GTAAAATCCTTGGCTTTCATGGCCTTCATCAACGCCGGGCTCTTGCTGCAAAAACCGAGGAAGGCCTTTAGTTGGTTACCGGCATTCACTTTTAATGCCGCAGAGAATTCAAACACCGTCTTGTAACCGCAGGACACGTAGTTGAAGCCCATGATCTGAAACATGCCCCAGGACGCTGACATCAACGCGGCTTCCTGATCCAGCGCAAACGCGGTGGCCATGGTTTCCCAGGCCTTGGTCTGGTCCTTGTTATTGGTCTGCCACTGTGGCCCGGCCTTTTTCTTGTAGGGGTAGGACAACAGCGGATGCGCCTGGTCGTAGATGTGCTTGGTGTACTTGCGAAACAGGTGCCCTTCGAAGGCGATCACCGGCAATTTGGCCGGGCCGAAACCGGAACGACCGCCGGATTCCACGGTGGCGAAGGCCTTGATGATATTCACCGAAATACCGCCACCCAACTGCGTGGCGGCGTTCTGGAAATCGGTCTCGCTGAGGGTCATGCCCCCGTCGCATGTGGCCTGCAGCATCAATTGGCGGTTGCGCTTCTCGGCCTCGATCATCGCGCGCATGCGGTCCAGGTACACATTGACCGTGGCCTGCACCGCGTCGCCCTGATTGTTGCCGAACACATTCAGAAAGCTCGGGATACGCATGCTCGGGAACGCCTTTACCGGCACCTTCACCGCTTCTTCGATCAGGCTGTTGAAGGTTTTACCGGTCGGGTCGATCACGCCATCAGGGTGGGCATATTTGAGATGACGGAATTGATACTGGCTGATGCATTGCACCAATTGGCCATCGCACTTGCCGTTTTCGGCCAGCGGGAAGCCCATTTTTGGAATGATCAGATTGAATAAATACTGGACGCACTGCACATCGGCGGGCAAGTTGCGGGCTTTGCCGGGCGCGCCTACCGAAGCACTGATAAGACGGGGCAACCCTTGCAGGCTTTTCATCAGAGACATCCTTGTTAGTTAAAGAAGTGGTGGCACTTCAATATCAACTCCGCACACTTGTCACACTCTGAAACAAGTGGCTGGCGGAAACTAACAAGGTGGTTTTGGGTTGTCCAGAGCGACCTGCAAAAGTTGTGAAACAGCCGAATTAAATCAATCAGTAACCGTGGAACTCCCTGGTTTTCTGATAGGTGTGAAAATCAATCCATTCGACCACATCGTAAGGCAGGTAGAGCTGCATCCGCGCGCGGGAAATGGCGATATACACCTCGCACAGTCTTTGATCGAACGCGTAGGCGTCCTTGAACTTCACGTTGGTCAGCAACTCGGGCGTCAGCAATACCCGGTCAAACTCCATGCCGCCCGCCTCTGCCGCCAGCATCAGCAGGCAACGTTTGCCGGGCACGCCGCCCAGCCGGTTCAAGCGTGTGATGTCGGCGACGTTGAAGCCTTTTTCCAACTCCCCTTCGACCCACAAAAACGCCTCGTCGAACTGGCTGGCATCGCGCACCTGCTGCCAATCGTCCATGTCGCTGAAATACGTATGGGGGCCGTTGTCGTTGTGCTCGTTGCTGTAGAACTGCGGCTTGAACAAGGCGATGACGCTGATCATGAAGCGCTGCAGATCCTGCTGCGCTGCAGTGTCGAAGAACCCGAACGGGCAGTTGGCCTGTTGCAACTGGATGGCCCATTTCATGGTGTCCCAATGGGAGGCGGTCAGCACGACGCAGCCTTCCGGCGGCACAAAGCCCTGGGGGTAATGCTCGATGCCGACGTCGGCATCACGCGCGCCTTCGAAAGGGGTCTTGCACTTTTGTGAGTGCACACTGATCAACGGGTTGACCAGGCGCTCGACGTTGCGGCCCGAGCGCACCGAGTAACTGATGTCGGTGTGCCGGACTTCACGCTTTCTTCGCACCATTACACCGCTGGCCAATTGGTATTCATCGCCGAGGGTGATCAGCACCTGGCGACCACGTTCGATGATCTGCAGCAATGAAGGCGGGATGTCCTGGCTTTCATCGATCAACACGTGGGTATAGCGAGGTGGCACCACACAGCCTTCGAGACTCGCACGCTTGATCAACCATAGCGCCGCGAAAGCAGTCTGGCCGGCCCACTGTGGGTTGGCCTCCAGGTACGTCCACAACCGGCTGGAATACTCCAGTAACGCCTGGGTATCCACGCTGGACAACGGCTGCTTGAAATGCGGCAGGTGCCTGGCCGACAGGCTGTGATGACTGGAGTGGCAATAGCTTTCGAGCACCTTCAGACAGATATCCAGCGTCGCCACACCCTCGTGCCCGCGCCAGCCGTGGATATTCAGGGTCTGCGACACTTCATGCTTGCCGGGCAACCTGGCAGGCGTGCCCTGCACGGATGGGCGCGGCCCCTGCAACAGCGCCTTGGCGAACGCAGCGAAGGTAGAACCCGCCTTGCTGTCCTTCCCCAGCCCCATGCGCTCACGCAGGGTCGCCAGTTTGGCCCCCGTGCGTGCCAGCACCAGGGTCTGGGCGGGGCGCAGGCACTCCATAAAGGCACCGAGCAGGTGGCTCTTGCCGATGCCGGCGTAGCCTTGAACGTGCAGGTCTTCGTTGAGGTTGGCGCGGAAGGTGCGCACCAGCTTGTCCTGGGCCGGGCTGAGCCAGCGCTCGCGCTGCCGGGGCGTGATCATCTGCTGGCTGAACGGGTCGTTGCTGCGCAGATGGCGGACCTTGTAGCCGATGTCCCATTTTCCGGTAGGCAGCAGGTAATCCCGCGCCGCGACTTCTTCAGCCGACAGCAGGCGCAGGTTGACGCTTTTCAGCGCGTTGAAACCGAAGTAGAGCTTGCGCGGATCGAACAGTCGCTGGGCTTCGGACAGCAGCGTCGCGGCGCCCCCTGCCTGCGTGTCGACCGACCAGTCGAGCAACTTGACCAGGATGCGCTCGGCGCCTGCGCAGGTCAGGTCTTTTTCCGCAGCCTGGGCCAGGTTCTGGATGACCAGTACGGCGGCCAACTCCGGATCCGTCAGGCCAGCCAGGGCCAGGGCGCCGTCCGTACCGAGCAGGGCCGTGCAGGTTTCATCCGTGACAGGCAGGAAGACCGGGCTGGATAGGTCAAAGTGTTCAGGTTGCATAGTGCCTCACCGCCAGGGAATCAGGCATTGCCCTGACCGCCCAGTTCAAACCGATACTCGCCCAGAGAGCCCGACATACTGCCGAAATGAGGGCCTGCGTCAGCCGCAGACGCCATCGCGCTGATCTGTTGCTGGAGTTCGAACACAGCCATATCGAGCAACCGCCGCAAGTCTTCGGCGCTCTGCGCGGCCACGTTCAATTGCAGCCTGCAGGCGCCCGCAAGCGGTGGCTGCGCGGGCTCGTCAACGACTTGCGCAGAGCGGATCATTTCCGCCTGACTGAGGATTTCCGCGTGTTCATCGTCCATCTGGTCCAGCACCCTCGACAATTCCAGGGTCTGCTCAGGGTGGGATTGAATGCGGTCCTTGATCTCCAGGCGGCGCATCTGCCATTCCCGCAGTTTTTCGCGAGTGAGGTCGTCGACTTTTTCCACGTGTGCTGTCTCCGGATGCCAGGCACTGGAGTATGCCGCCATGGACTGCCCGATGGCAGATGGCGTGAAAGCATTTTTGATTTGAAATTAAGAGGTACTGCGAGGAAGAGCGTTATGGAGGCAACCCCACCAGCCACACCCCGGCACACAATGTTCCCGCTGTGGCTGCTGCCTTCCGGCTCTGACCAGGTTCACGGGTAATCGTTGCGGGGGGACCGATGGGGTCACCATAACGACGCCTGCCTCTCGGCAAGCGGGGCCATTGTACCGATCTCATCGGAAGTTACAACCGTTGGGGGCGGATTAAAAATATCCGATGGTTCAAGCACTTGCCCACGGCTTTCACACAGATCCCTGTAGGAGCGAGCTTGCTCGTGAAGAGCTTGAACGCTAACGCGGGGATTCTGGATACCCGCGGCGCCTGTGAATTCTTCGCGAGCAAGCTCGCTCCTACAATAGGACGGCGTCATCTGCTCGGCCGCCTTCTTCCTGGATCACCAGGTGAATGAAGTGCAGCTTGGCGATCACCGCTGGGGGCAGCACGAAGGGATAGAAATCCGGCTGGCCCATGCTGCGCGACAGTTCGTTGAGCATGCCGGCCAGTTCGATCCAGGCGTTAACGAATGACAGGAATGCCACGCCGCCAGGGTGTTCGGGATCATAGAGCGTGCTGAGGGGAAATGGCTGGTAATCCAGGTCCATCTCGCGGGCGCTCATGCCAAAGCCGAGGGCGGTATCGACGGCATCCATCATGTGCAGGTAGTGCGCCCAGGTTTCAGCCCAGTCTTCCCAGGGGTGCATGGTGGCGTAGGCGCTGACGCAGGTTTGCTGCCAGTCGGCGCGTGGGCCGTGCTGGTAGTGCTGGTCGAGGGCGTCGGCATAACTGGCACGTTCGTCGCCGAATAGGTTGCGAAACGGTTCAAGCCAGTGGGTATTGGCGATCAGGCGATCCCAGTAGTAATGGCCGACCTCATGGCGAAAGTGACCGAGCAGCGTGCGATAGGGTTCGCGCATCTGGACGCGGACCTTTTCCCGGTGGGCGTCGTCGGCTTCCTTGATATCGAGGGTGATCAGGCCGTTCGCGTGGCCGGTCATGGGCGCGTTGCCCTCCAGGTCGATACCGACAAAATCGAAGGCCAGGCCGGTGTCTTCGTCGACGCTTTTGGGCACCACTTGCAAACCCAGGCTGATCAGTTGCGCGACCAAACGGCGCTTGGCGGTTTCGACTTTGCGCCAGCGCTCGTGGTTTTCCGGGATCGACAGGTCAGGAATGGTGCGGTTCAGGCTACAGGCCACGCACAACGGAGCGGTGCTGTGGGCCGGGATCAGCCAGTTGCAGGCGGCCGGGGTGTCGAGGTTGGCGCAGCGGCGGAAGGCGCCGGCGTCGAGGTTACCGTCCTGCAGCCAGGTGCCTTCGACCGGGCCGGGCTGCAGGGAGTCCAGCCGGGCTTGCTGGGGTTGGTAGCCCAGCAGCGCCTGGCAGGCCAGGCACTGGCTGTTGCGAAAGAACAGCGATTGGCCGCAGCGGCACTGCCACACCTTGCTGTCGCGAGAGGTGCCGGCTACAAACGGTGCAGCGATGCGCGAACTGAGTTGCTCGAAGTAGCGGAACATGGCGATCTCTCCCTGGGTGATTGAGACTAGATCATTTCCCGTGAGAGATCGTTCCCACGCTCTGCGTGGGAACGCCGCCATGGACGCTCCGCGTCTGCTCTTGAGGGTCGTGACGCGGAGCGTCACAGGATGCATTCCCACGCAGAGCGCGGGAACGATCATCAGACCTTGATGTTGTGCTTGGCCAGGAAGGCGACGAAAGCTTCTTCATCCAGCACCTTCAGACCCAACTCGCTCGCCTTGGCCAGCTTGGAACCCGCGCCCGGCCCCGCCACCACGCAGTGGGTCTTCGCCGAGACGGAACCCGCCACCTTGGCCCCGAGGCTTTCGAGTTTTTCCTTGGCCACGTCACGGCTCATCAGCTCCAGGGAGCCGGTGAGTACCCAGGTGTGTCCGGCTTCGGGCAAACCTTCGACGACTTTCTTCTCGCTCAGCCAGTGCATGCCGAATTCCTTGAGCTGCTGCTCGATGGCCAGGGCATGGTTGGCGTTGTCTGCGTTATCGAAGAACTCGCGTACCGCCTTGGCCTGCTTCTCGGGCAATGCCTGGCGCATGTCCAGCCAGTCGGCCTTGATCACGCCTTCGAGGGTGCCGAACTTGTCTGCCAACTTCTGCGCAGCGCCCGGGCCGACGCTTGGCACATGCAACTTGTCGAGCAAGCCGCCCAGGGTGGTACTGGCGGCGAATTCGGCGCTCAGGTCGCCCTGATCCTGCAATTGCAGGCCGCACTCCTGCTGCGACAGCAGTGCGCCGATCACGTCCTGGTTATGACTGTCTTCAAAGAAGCTGTGGATCTCATGCGCCACTTCCAGGCCCACGTCCGGCAGGTACGTCAGCACTTGTGGCAAGGCCTTCTGCACGCGCTCCAAGGACGCCAGCGAGCGCGCCAGCACCTTGGCGGTCTCCTCGCCCACGTCGGGAATGCCTAGGGCATAGATAAACCGCGCCAGGGTCGGGGTCTTGCTGTTTTCAATGGCGGTGATCAGCTTCTTGCTGGAAATATCGGCAAAGCCTTCCAGGTCGATGATCTGCTCGTACTTGAGCTTGTAGAGGTCGGCCGGTGAGCCGATGAGCTTTTCATCCACCAATTGCTCGATGGTCTTGTCGCCCAGGCCATCGATGTCCATGGCGCGGCGCGAGACGAAATGGATGATCGCCTGCTTGAGCTGCGCACCACAGGCCAGACGCCCGACGCAACGGTACACCGCGCCTTCGCTGACGGTTTCCTTGCCCTTGCTGCGCTTGACCAGTTGCGTGCGCTCCACGTGGGAGCCGCACACCGGGCAGCTCTGCGGGATCGGCACCGCACGGGCGTCTTCCGGGCGGCGCTCAAGCACCACCGACACCACCTGCGGGATCACATCCCCAGCGCGGCGGATGATCACGGTATCGCCGATCATCACGCCCAGGCGCGCGACTTCATCCATGTTGTGCAGAGTGGCGTTGGACACGGTGACGCCCGCAACCTTGACCGGCTTCAAGCGCGCCACAGGCGTCACGGCGCCGGTGCGGCCAACCTGGAATTCCACGTCGAGCAGTTCGGTCAGCTCTTCCATGGCCGGGAATTTATGCGCGATGGCCCAGCGCGGTTCGCGGGCGCGAAAGCCCAGTTCACGCTGGGAGGCGATGCTGTTGACCTTGAACACCACACCGTCGATCTCATACGGCAGGCTGTTACGCCGCTCGCCGATGTCGCGGTAGTAGTCCAGGCAATCCTGAATACCTTTGGCCAGCTTCAGCTCATGGCTGATGGGCATGCCCCACTGCTTCAACTGTTGCAGGTTGCCGATGTGGGTGTCGCTGATATCGGTGGTCACGCCGTAGCAGCAGAACTCCAGCGGGCGGCTGGCGGTGATCTTCGAGTCCAGCTGGCGCAGGCTGCCGGCGGCGGCGTTGCGCGGGTTGGCGAAGGTCTTGCCGCCGACTTCCAGTTGCGAGGCATTGAGTCGCTCGAAACCGGCCTTGGACATGAACACTTCGCCGCGCACTTCCAGGGTTGCCGGCCAGCCGCTGCCGTGCAGTTTCAGCGGGATATTGCGCACGGTGCGCACGTTGACGCTGATGTCTTCGCCGGTGGTACCGTCGCCTCGGGTGGCGCCGCGTACCAACTCACCGTCCTGATACAGCAGGCTGACCGCCAGGCCGTCCAGCTTCGGTTCGCAGCTGTATTCCACCGCCGCGCCAGCGCCGAACAGGTCGCCCACCGGCAGGTCGAGGCCCTCAGTGACCCGGCGATCAAACTCGAGCATGGTGATTTCATCAAACGCGTTGCCCAGGCTGAGCATCGGGATCTCATGCTTGACCTGGGTGAACGCCGACAGCGCCGCACTGCCGACCCGCTGCGTCGGTGAATCGCGCGTTACCAGGTCCGGGTGCTCGGCCTCCAGGGCCTTGAGCTCGTGGAACAAGCGGTCGTACTCGGCGTCCGGAATACTCGGCTCGTCGAGGACGTGGTAGCGGTAGTTGTGCTGATCCAGTTCAGCGCGCAGTTCGAGGATGCGGGTGTGGGCGGCGGTCATGGGTGTTCTCTCATAAAGCAAAAGAGCAGCCGAAGCTGCTCAATATGTTAGTGCACGGATTCTACAGGCAACGCTTAAGCTCGGACCTCAGCGCTTCTGTGTCAGGGCGCGACGCTCGAACTCGACGATGCGCTGACGGTAGTGTTCGATGGTTTGCGCAGTCAGCACGCTGCGCTGGTCGTCCTTGAGCTCGCCATTGAGCTCCTGGGACAGCTTGCGGGCGGCGGCCACCATCACGTCGAATGCCTGTTTCGGGTGACGCGGGCCTGGCAGGCCGAGGAAGAAGCTCACGGCCGGGGTGCTGAACAGGTCGATATCGTCCAGGTCGAAGGTGCCCGGCTTGACCGCATTGGCCATGGAGAACAGCACTTCGCCGTTGCCGGCCATGCTCTCGTGGCGGTGGAAGATATCCATCTCGCCAAACCGCAGGCCGCTTTCGAGGATGTTCTGCAACAGGGCCGGGCCCTTGAAGCCAGCAGCGTCGCGGCAGATCACGCTGATCACCAGCACTTCTTCGGCGGCCGGCTGGTCGTTCACGGATTGGCGCGGGGTATTTTTGCCGGCGTTTTCGTCGGGGAAATCATCGTCGCGGCTGCTGAAGCTCGGGCCGTCATTGACGTCCAGGTCCAGGTCGGCCTGGCGCGGTTCTGCAACCACCGGAGCGGTGCGCTTGCCACGCTTGGATGACGGCTCGCGGGCTTCACGCACCGGCGCGCTCATCGACGGCAAGTCGTGCTCGTCCAGTTGCGGTTCTTTATGGGTATCCAGCACACGGGGCGGCCCCAGCAGCTCGGCGCTGCCGTCGTCGTCGGGCAAGTTGGACAGGTTGCGGTCCAGACGGAATTTGAGCTTGCCCTTGCCACCGCGCATGCGGCGCCAGCCATCAAAAAGAATACCGGCAATGACAATAATGCCGATGACGATCAGCCACTCGCGCAGACCGATTTCCATGTAATCCCGTGCCTCTAATAAAAAATGCTGAAAAATAAGGGGTTTAGCAACGTGCAAACCGCTTTAAAACGTGGCGCCAACTCTATGTTCTGACTGACGTTTTGCCCACGCATACGAAAATTTGACATTAAACTAGCACGACCAAAGATAACTTTACACCGTCTGTCAAAATGCCTTGAACAAATATGTCCATTTGCCACTTTCGCCAGACCGGTAAAGCCTCTTACCGCACGCTACAAAAATTCTTTGCCGGCATGGATCAAGACTCCACCATCGCCATGGCTTCTTCGACATCTACCGCCACCAAACGCGAACAGCCCGGTTCGTGCATCGTCACGCCCATCAACTGATCCGCCATTTCCATGGCGATCTTGTTGTGGGTGATATAGATGAACTGCACGGTCTGGGACATCTCTTTGACCAAACGCGCGTAGCGTCCAACGTTAGCGTCATCCAGCGGCGCGTCAACTTCGTCGAGCATGCAGAACGGCGCCGGGTTCAACTTGAAGATGGCAAATACCAGGGCCAATGCGGTGAGGGCTTTCTCGCCGCCGGACAACAAATGGATGGTGCTGTTCTTCTTGCCCGGAGGCCGCGCCATGATCGTTACCCCTGTATCGAGTAGATCTTCGCCCGTCAGTTCCAAGTAAGCGCTGCCACCGCCGAAAACTTTTGGGAATAACGCCTGTAAACCGCCATTAATCTGATCAAAGGTATCCTTGAAGCGGTTACGGGTTTCCTTGTCGATCTTGCGGATCACGTTTTCCAGGGTGTCCAGGGCTTCGACCAAGTCGGCGTCCTGGGCATCCAGATATCGTTTACGTTCGGATTGCTGCTGGTATTCGTCGATGGCCGCCAGGTTGATTGCGCCGAGTCGCTGGATACGCGCAGCAATGCGTTCCAGTTCTTCTTCGGCGTCTTTCTCGTTGGCCTGGGCGGTCAGGGTGTTGAGCACGCCGTGCAGGTCGTAGCCGTCTTCCAGCAATTGGTCTTGCAGGGTCTTGCGGCGCACGGTCAGGGCTTGCCATTCCATTCGCTGCTGTTCGAGCTGACCACGGATCAGCTGGGATTGCTGCTCGGCCTGGGTCCGGCGTTTCTCGGCGTCGCGCAGTTCGCGGTCGGCGTCTTCGAGGGCGATCTGCGCGGTCTTGAGTTCTTCGTCGACGGTCATGCGCTTGTCGAGCAATTCTTCGAGCTTCAGGCGCAGCTCTTCCAGCGGCGCCTCGCCCTCCTCCAGGTTGAGGCTCAGTTGCTCGCGCTTTTCGGTGAGGCGTTTGGACTGCATCTCCAGGCGCTCAAGGGCCTGGGCGGTGGACGCGTGCTGGGCCTTGAGCGACCCCAGGCGCACGGCCAACTGGTGGGCGTGATCCTTGTGCTGGCGCGCTTCCTGGCGCAC of Pseudomonas azotoformans contains these proteins:
- a CDS encoding N-acetylmuramidase family protein, whose translation is MKSLQGLPRLISASVGAPGKARNLPADVQCVQYLFNLIIPKMGFPLAENGKCDGQLVQCISQYQFRHLKYAHPDGVIDPTGKTFNSLIEEAVKVPVKAFPSMRIPSFLNVFGNNQGDAVQATVNVYLDRMRAMIEAEKRNRQLMLQATCDGGMTLSETDFQNAATQLGGGISVNIIKAFATVESGGRSGFGPAKLPVIAFEGHLFRKYTKHIYDQAHPLLSYPYKKKAGPQWQTNNKDQTKAWETMATAFALDQEAALMSASWGMFQIMGFNYVSCGYKTVFEFSAALKVNAGNQLKAFLGFCSKSPALMKAMKAKDFTGMARNYNGEDYGNYDVLMQKAYEKLEGKK
- a CDS encoding zinc-binding metallopeptidase family protein, which gives rise to MFRYFEQLSSRIAAPFVAGTSRDSKVWQCRCGQSLFFRNSQCLACQALLGYQPQQARLDSLQPGPVEGTWLQDGNLDAGAFRRCANLDTPAACNWLIPAHSTAPLCVACSLNRTIPDLSIPENHERWRKVETAKRRLVAQLISLGLQVVPKSVDEDTGLAFDFVGIDLEGNAPMTGHANGLITLDIKEADDAHREKVRVQMREPYRTLLGHFRHEVGHYYWDRLIANTHWLEPFRNLFGDERASYADALDQHYQHGPRADWQQTCVSAYATMHPWEDWAETWAHYLHMMDAVDTALGFGMSAREMDLDYQPFPLSTLYDPEHPGGVAFLSFVNAWIELAGMLNELSRSMGQPDFYPFVLPPAVIAKLHFIHLVIQEEGGRADDAVLL
- the ligA gene encoding NAD-dependent DNA ligase LigA is translated as MTAAHTRILELRAELDQHNYRYHVLDEPSIPDAEYDRLFHELKALEAEHPDLVTRDSPTQRVGSAALSAFTQVKHEIPMLSLGNAFDEITMLEFDRRVTEGLDLPVGDLFGAGAAVEYSCEPKLDGLAVSLLYQDGELVRGATRGDGTTGEDISVNVRTVRNIPLKLHGSGWPATLEVRGEVFMSKAGFERLNASQLEVGGKTFANPRNAAAGSLRQLDSKITASRPLEFCCYGVTTDISDTHIGNLQQLKQWGMPISHELKLAKGIQDCLDYYRDIGERRNSLPYEIDGVVFKVNSIASQRELGFRAREPRWAIAHKFPAMEELTELLDVEFQVGRTGAVTPVARLKPVKVAGVTVSNATLHNMDEVARLGVMIGDTVIIRRAGDVIPQVVSVVLERRPEDARAVPIPQSCPVCGSHVERTQLVKRSKGKETVSEGAVYRCVGRLACGAQLKQAIIHFVSRRAMDIDGLGDKTIEQLVDEKLIGSPADLYKLKYEQIIDLEGFADISSKKLITAIENSKTPTLARFIYALGIPDVGEETAKVLARSLASLERVQKALPQVLTYLPDVGLEVAHEIHSFFEDSHNQDVIGALLSQQECGLQLQDQGDLSAEFAASTTLGGLLDKLHVPSVGPGAAQKLADKFGTLEGVIKADWLDMRQALPEKQAKAVREFFDNADNANHALAIEQQLKEFGMHWLSEKKVVEGLPEAGHTWVLTGSLELMSRDVAKEKLESLGAKVAGSVSAKTHCVVAGPGAGSKLAKASELGLKVLDEEAFVAFLAKHNIKV
- the zipA gene encoding cell division protein ZipA; its protein translation is MEIGLREWLIVIGIIVIAGILFDGWRRMRGGKGKLKFRLDRNLSNLPDDDGSAELLGPPRVLDTHKEPQLDEHDLPSMSAPVREAREPSSKRGKRTAPVVAEPRQADLDLDVNDGPSFSSRDDDFPDENAGKNTPRQSVNDQPAAEEVLVISVICRDAAGFKGPALLQNILESGLRFGEMDIFHRHESMAGNGEVLFSMANAVKPGTFDLDDIDLFSTPAVSFFLGLPGPRHPKQAFDVMVAAARKLSQELNGELKDDQRSVLTAQTIEHYRQRIVEFERRALTQKR